The bacterium genomic interval GTGAAAGAATCTTCCCGTCGGGATCGGTCACTTCGAAATCGACATTGGGAGAGACGGTAAAGGAGAGCATCGAATCCGGCGCAACATACAAATCACTCTCATCGGCTCTAACTGTTGGCACAGTAACAAAATTTTGCACAACCCTTCTGAATGGTTGCGGTAAATAGGCCAATACCGGGGGGTTAAAAAATTCGGAAACAGAAGCACGCGCGTCATCCGGAATTTTGATATGCGAAGTGCCGTCATACGTGTAATTTTCTATATCGAGAAGCTTTGCGCTTGTTAGTAATACTGTTTCATCACCTTCATCCGAATCAGCCGTTGGTGGATCCGGATTAGGATGACCATCACGCCAACGATTATAGGTATTGTCATCAACAGTACAAATTCCACCTATTATTATCTCATCCATTGTTTTACCTGATAAACCCGCATAAATACGCGCTTCTTTTACGCGCGATTTAATCAGATGGGCACTACTGTTCAAATCAATCAGAAAATTGTTCTTTTCCGCCATTTCAGATAAGGACAAAAGGGTTCCGTCACGTTTTACAAAATTTGTTGTCGGCAAAACATCGCGAAGGGAAGGAAAGAATTCACGGAATGAAAGAGGAGGTTGGATATTAGGAAGTTTGCGAGTTCTTTTTAGGTTCCAATGCAAAACATCAAAACCCCATTTATAAAAAACATTCCAACTATTTGGATATATTCCACCCTCCCAAACAACGTAAGCTTCAGTAGAACCCTTGTTTGGCGTCCCCATCATTACAATTTTATTAACATCATCCTGATAATTATTACTTTGAATATAGGCGCGCGCTAAAAGACCGCCCATGCTGTGCGCCACAATATCCACTTGTCGCTTA includes:
- a CDS encoding alpha/beta fold hydrolase, yielding MVDKYRKIAFLGCLALFFLPFFTVHAEYDGNPVVLVPGMLASFDKKLMLHDIEDNKWGFIWRGNVYKALIKELENYGYEEGKTLFIAYYDWRKPVDETYKKYLMPKIDEARAKSGKRQVDIVAHSMGGLLARAYIQSNNYQDDVNKIVMMGTPNKGSTEAYVVWEGGIYPNSWNVFYKWGFDVLHWNLKRTRKLPNIQPPLSFREFFPSLRDVLPTTNFVKRDGTLLSLSEMAEKNNFLIDLNSSAHLIKSRVKEARIYAGLSGKTMDEIIIGGICTVDDNTYNRWRDGHPNPDPPTADSDEGDETVLLTSAKLLDIENYTYDGTSHIKIPDDARASVSEFFNPPVLAYLPQPFRRVVQNFVTVPTVRADESDLYVAPDSMLSFTVSPNVDFEVTDPDGKILSRTENQLGEDNANFDDDPSDPDDIILVTIRNPKVGK